Proteins encoded by one window of Girardinichthys multiradiatus isolate DD_20200921_A chromosome 14, DD_fGirMul_XY1, whole genome shotgun sequence:
- the smim20 gene encoding small integral membrane protein 20 — protein sequence MSKNTKIALVFGGFITAVAAAFYPIFFYPLTHKDDYREVQKVNRAGINQADVQPAGLKIWSDPFKPADK from the exons AtgtctaaaaacacaaaaatagcgCTGGTGTTTGGAGGCTTTATAACGGCGGTGGCCGCTGCGTTTTATCCCATATTTTTCTATCCTCTGACACATAAAGACGACTACA GAGAAGTCCAGAAGGTGAACCGGGCAGGAATCAACCAGGCAGACGTGCAGCCTGCAG gTCTGAAGATTTGGTCTGATCCGTTCAAGCCTGCAGACAAATGA